The genomic segment GAAAGCATGGGGAGCCAAAATAAAGGTTGAAAGACATCGAAAGTAACTATATGATCCTCCATTAGGCTGTGTAGGGTTGCACAAGAGACCACATAATGTAACACATCATGTTTCTCTTCCATACTTCTTTAAAGAAGATTCCTCCTCCATGTCATACCACTATATGCTCTCGTCTGCATCTGTAAGATTTTAGTGAGGCCCTGAAAAAAGTTGAGCAGTGCTGAATATAGAATCCGTGGTTTTGGAAAGTTGTTGATTAGTGTTTTCCATCACCTTATCTTCTCTATTATATGGCAAAGCTTCATTGAAAAGAAGCCTATTCTTGCAAAAAGGATGCTCATCATCAACTAATTACATTCATCTCTGATTCAGTGTATACACTAATTATTTCCCTTCTATGAGAACGTGGTGCATAATGTTGCTGGTTTCAATCAAGGGAATTATCAATTGCATTGAGCTTCCCAATTGAAAGAGTGAGGTATATCAGCAACATTGTTCCCATACTTGACCTGTTGAGATGAAAATACATTTAGCACATCAAGTGTGCTAAAATAAATTGTCTGTAGACAAGCATAATGACaaatgtttgatcttttggAGCTTTTTTAATGGTTGGTAACTTACAGTGtggcaaagaagaaaagaaccCTTTTGGGATCAAGGACCCATGAAGGTGAAGAACGCTTGAAACTATTTCTCCTAATGCATCTACTTTCTGGAGTGGCATTCATGTTGCCGGTCGTGATTGTAATTTGATGATGAAGTTGTGGGCTACTGGAATGATCTGCCGTCCCTACCGTTACCACCGCTGCCTTTTCTGGCGTGCTAGGCCCTATTAAAGCAGTTACAGATTAGTAAATATCATGTCTATATACATGTAAAACATTTGATGTTTTGGTATGTAGCATTTTCATCAACTTTCCAAAAATAAGTGCACATGCCTTAAACAATGGACAACCAAAAAAATGGATGATGCTCTGTAATCTGTACTCCATGTTAAATTAGTTAAACCCACCATTGTTTCAAGTCGGTTGTTGAACACTCCATGGTTGACAAAATTGTTTGGTAACATTTCACTTTCACTAATCGTAACTATTGGCCCCATTAACAGTAGTAGAACGGGTTTGTTCTGAGCAAATACTCTTTTGCTTATCTAGGACACCTTACCTTCAACAGTTAAACCTCAGTTTCTCGTACTCTCTCTATTACACTCACCTTGGCAACATGTTGACGAAGGCAAGGAAAAGGGCTAGCTAGAACAAATATCAGTAGTGCACATCAAGCTGCCCTCTCATAGATGGAATTTACCCTCCCAAAATTGGAGCTATTAGAGATTAGTGAAAACTTTTTACAAAATAACACCAAGCATGTTAATCTTGATTTGTTATTTCTGATGTTTGCTTGTGAATTGCATAAACTAAATGTACAGGAgggtaaaaacaaaactaacgATAGAGAATTTGGAAAACTACTAAGTCCCTATAAAATTGACTTGTCTAAATATTTCTAGAATACTTATTTTGAATGAGTCTTCTATCGTTGAAGCAAAGTGACAACATGATAGTATTATAATGATAACAGAAGCAAAATCGACATGACGTGACCACAAAACTAAATTCAGTGTCTCTAATGCAAAAATGATACCTCTAGGTGAAGCTGAAGCAACAATAGCATCTCTATCACTAACAGAAAGATGAGAAAGATTAGAATTTATCTTCTTCTCGCCGCCTCCGCCCCCCCGCGGTGACCCTTTTCTGGAATGGCTCCTCTGCaacttttttcattcaaaacaaaatcattaaaaaggcAACCAaattattcaaacaaaataGATCAAATTACTAATCTTCCATTGGAATCAATAAAGCATATAGATAATGATGATTTGACAAAAAAGACAATGGATGGCGATGGCATGCGTGTTGCTGAAtcaactacaagaaaaattatcCACAAGTAGACAAAAGGagggaaaagagagaagaataaaggaaaagtgaaagaaaaggtagaagaaactcactgtGATCCTTGAATTTGTATTGCTATCTTTATTTATGCCGTGAGAGAATCTTTCCATGTCAATAACAAAGCTATCTGATTTCTCCTTTGTGCATTGAAATCCATTTATATGATCTAAGACTGAGATTTTTTGTGCTTCCATGTGCTCTTCTAATGCGAACCCACCACCCCCACCAGCTTCACTTGATGAATCCATATCCTAATCCAAAATCAAGAACCCAAAAATtggaaaggaaaaatataaGTTATTCAGTTGAAGAAAAAGACAACATGTATGAACAAGACAAACAagtaaaaccataaaataaacaataaaaaaagacagaCTCAAAAACCAATAAACACTtgcaaattttgaaatttacaaGGGATTATTATGGAGAGAAAcccatgtagaaaaaaaaaagagcttaccAACTTTGGATTATCCGCCATTTCCGTCACtttcttgggaaaaaaaatatagatagaaaagaaaataaagcagAGTGTTTTATATATAGTAGTGTCACAAATTGCGTATCCAATGGATCAATAATCACTACCCACCATCTgattaagagaaaataaagagacACCCTTGTGCAAGTCAAaacttagaaaaacattatttcaaatacaataaaaaaatcaaaaatagaaaattttaagaCAAACTAAGGTAACAACTACAAATacctgttctttttttatttattatttttttcaactactATATAGttgattaagaaaaaatgaacGCACAAACCTTAGCTAGCCCAGATAGACTTTCTTAGTCAAGAGTAGGTATTGCATCTCCTTCAACAAAACCCTGTTGGAATTCAGTATGGAAAGGGGAGATAGATGCATGTATGCACAGTTTCAGTCTTTGTAGTTAAACTGACCTTTAACTACtgtgttttttcttatattaagagagagagagagagagagagagagagagagagagagtatctttccttctctcttctttcttggaAGAGGAAGATTGAGAGGAATTCTGTTCAGAACAGAGCAGGGGAGGAACAGAGGAGAAGGAGCAATATGGTCATGTGCTGGTGtttgtaaagaaagaaatgagaaaagcAGGGGAGTTGTAAATGgggagggttttttttctttggtatttatactagaaattttttaaaagtgatgttgttgtttgtattttagtcattgttgttaatttttaaattaggtGAGTAGGTtattaaagaatatataaagacatcagaaaatttaaatcttttggGTAGAGGATTTGCTTTTCCTATTATTCTCTAGGTTGAATTCTAGAATATAATTCGGTAACACAAGCATCTAGAGTTTAAGGTtgtaatttcaataattttttaaatgatataggTTTGAgttctattaattttaatttatatgattattatataataaaagagGGTTACCTTTGTATTGTGTACAATCCAGCAagcctgtatatatatatatatatatatatatatatatatatatatatatatatatatatatattagactaATTTAATATGgtcgatttttctttttggatatgacttgattaattaataaataaagaagttCGGAGACCAAATAATTTTGGAACAAGGAATAACACATAGAAGGTGTCTTGTACGCATAATTTTGTCTTTGAGTTTTCtactaataattttcttttaagaaaatttgGATCCATGTTggaagataatattttaaatacttGAATTTAAAGACAATTGTGAACATTGAATATATAAACTTTATCTTAAATAACTgatctttatttatataattattattgaattaaataacTCTTTGTTCCCCTCTTTcttaagaaaagagagagagattttctcTTCCATACAAGATGAGTAATATTaatctttttcaatattatgGGCAAATACATTTATTAAAAGATCTCCTTCATTAAATGAATTGAGATCTCATAATCTAGAgatttttattaagattaacACATTATTTTATGAGATGAAAAATTATCTTTCtgttataaaatcatatattatatatgagatATCTAGATATCTTTCtacatctttttattattttatttatttatcatcatcAAATTCATTTGAATAACTACAAGTTCATTTAAATCTACATCTTCTTATGACTTTTAAGCTTATAAgtatttatatacatatacCTAAAAATTAGAGTATTGTTGAGagaacattatatatatatatatatatatatatatatatatatatatatataaactacaaatccATATGAAATAAAAGTGCTCTCTTTATCCCTATAATCTTCATTGTTCTTATATATTATATCTactctttattaattatattgttttattattatatgcTTCTTAATATATAGTTTCACAATAAGTTATCAGCATGAATTGCTCCTCATTTTCATCTTGAAGAAGACAATCATATTTGATAAGAAGTAGAAGCATGAATTTCTCCTTGCTTTCATCTTAAAGTAGATAATCATATTTGGTTTGTTGATAAGTAGaaggtatgtatttttattgttgttgtatgtTCTACATTCTATTTTGAGACTAAGTATATAGGATGGAGACCTGTgacaaaatcttaaaattattttcaggtGTAGCAACGCCACATACTGATCTtcgttttatatttatatttttataaatatttttctgtgttttaagatttttttttatattccaagatatatatatatatatatatatatatatatatccaaatttctaacaatattgatatttttttatgaagtaaCAATGAGAAACCTTGCCAAACTTAAGTTCGTGACACTTGATAAATATTACGGGTAAGAATTATTTGTCATGGATCCTTGATACCAAAATTCACCTAGATGTGATGGGTCTTGAAGACACCATTAAAGATGATAATGAAGCATCTAGTCAAAACAAGGCAAAAGCCATGATTCACCATTAAAGATGATAATGAAGCATCTAGTCAAAACAAGGCAAAAGTCATGATTTTCACCTGGATGTGATGGGTCTTGAAGACACCATTAAAGATGATAATGAAACATCTAGTCAAAACAAGGCAAAAGCCATGATTTTCATACACTGTCATCTCCATAAAGAGTTGAAGATAGAGTATCTCACAATCAAGATCTCCTTGTTCTttggcaaaatttaaaagaaagatatGACTATCAAAAGATAGTTATTCTCCCAAAAGCTTGGTATAATTGGATACATTTAAGATTGCAGGATTTTAAATCTGTAAGTGAATATAATTTGGCAATGTTTAATATAAGTtctaaattgaaattatatggaGACAATATCAGTGATGATgatatgttagaaaaaaaacattctccACTTTTCATGCCTTGAATATACTCTTGTAACAGCAATATAGAGAACGAGGTTTTAAGaaatattctaaattaatttcatgTCTCCTTGTGGTAGAATAAATTTATGagcttttaatgaaaaatcatgaaTCACGACCAACTAGTTCAGCTCCATTCCCTGAAGTGAATGTTAtgagatataataataattatggtcATGGTCATAATAGAGGCCAGGGACATGGCCATCGGAGAAGACAATTTAATTACCGCAACTATAATGGTTgtaattcatcaaatttttacaaaccCTCACAGAATGAGGAGAAACAAGAAAAGGGGAATAATATACATAATGGAGATACCAAGAAGGTAGAAAATGCTTGTTATCAATGTGAAATGAAAGGAAATTGGTCTCGTACCTGTCGTACAACCAAACATCTTATTGATTTATATCAGTCCTTATTGAAAGGAAAGATGAagaacatataaataaatttttctcaCCCACATCAAGGTAATGATGATATTTATTCTTTAGATCTGACACACCTTAACATTGCAGATTTTTTTGAGCAAACTAATAAGAAAGTTGATATTTcttgtaatgataataattagttCATATAACAATGtcagaatttaaaattatatttatcttttcagtGTGTTTCTTATGCTAGTATATTTCAGTGTAGTGTGTTATAATAATTATGTCTTATTATGaacttattatatatttattctttttcatgaagaaaatatggATTCATGTCATGTTGTAAATAAACTCAATATCAATGGTGGAGATATATGCTTAGCATATAGTGTAAGGACACATACCATTCTCAGGCATaagaaatacttttcaaatataaGAATGATGAAAACAAAAGTGAATACAATATCAAGTTCAACAGACTTGATTGAAAGCTCCAAAAGAGCTAATATAATGCTTCCTAATGGAATAagatttattattgataatgcTTTGTTCTCTACTAAATCAAGGAGAAATCTACCAAGTTTCAAAGATATATGACTTAACGGGTACCATATTGAGGTTGTCAATgacaatgatataaaatatttttacattgtGTCAAATGTGTCTactgaaaaaattattcattttatcTTTAGGTTTGTACTACACAAGTATTAGTACAATCAAAGTTAATGCAATAATGAACCAGAAGTTCAATgaactaaataattttattatttggcaTGAATGGTTGAGCCATCCTAGATCAATAATGGTGCAAAGAATTATTAAGAATTCATATTGTCATCCATTGAAGAACCAGAAGATTCTTCAATTCAAGGAATTCTCGTGTGCTGCTTTTTCTCAAGGCAAATTGGTCATTAGACCATCACCAGCTAAAGTTGAGACTGAATCCCCAAGATTTCAAGAACGTATTCAAGGTGATATTTGTGGGCCTATTCATCCACCATGTGTaccatttagatattttatgattttagtagATGCATCTATAAGATGGTCACGTGTGTGTTTATTATCAACTCATAACCTGGTGCTTGCGAGATTACTTGCTCAAATTATCAAATTACAAGCACAATTTCCAGATATAATCAAGATTGTTCGTCTTAACAATGCTGGCAAATTCACATCCCAagcatttaattattattaaatgtcACTTAGAATAAACATTGAACATCTTGTTGCCCATGTTCATACTCAGAATGGTCATGCTGAATCACTTATTAAACACCTCAAGTTAATTACAAAACCACTACTCATGAGAACAAACCTTCATGTCTCTACTTGGGGGCACATTGGTTTACATACAACAACACTTATACGTATTAGGCCAACAATGTATCACAAATTTTCCCCACTACAATTGGTTTTTGGTCATGAGCCAAACATTTCTCTTCTAAGAATATTTAGTTGTGCGGtatatatttcaataaattcattaaacattcaattttgaattttcctcttcaaattgaattttctttgccaATAGGGTCTTAATCGGTCAAAAATACACTGTCAAATTCTCTAATATTGTATGTTTTAATCTTCCCAAACCAATCTTCGACAATTTCCTAAATGTTCTGGTATATTCTTCTcactgatatattttttttatttttttccaatacatatttttttctattttctctttttgttttctatttttgtttatgtggGACCttaaaatgggtaacaacaattattatatgatttaataaaaattgattctaATAAACAAAGTTATTCAACATAGCCATTTTGAGGTTTTTGGTTTATCTCTCAATTTAtctctcaaattttcaatctagtctttatttatcatcaacaattctttttatattatcacatatgattcttgatttatttaattaaattattgcaTAGGTATTTTAGTTTgcgattataattattttctttcataccAGAAAAAAATGTTGTAATCATATGAACATTCCTTTTTTTACGTTGAAAACAATTTATCTGACCCGTGGTGAAGTGTAAGCCACAATTCTAGTCAAAACTAAAAGTTATGTCATATTTATTAATAGAATCAAGTTGTAAGTTATAGAATACCACTAGTTACAATTTGAGTACCATAAATTTTCTCCTGGTAAAAATCTCCTTatgttaacattattttttcactattaacaattagagttttttttaattaacttttatataCATCAATGtacatattattatatatttattcgaTCAACATGAATTAAATCCATAATTCTACTCTATATTAAAAGAAGTGGGGTGCAACTTTCCTACTTCAATATTCATATGAACAGTAAAGCaagtgccttttttttcttttttatttcaatttttttctcaatttcatcatcatatttatttaatgGTTGTTTAGGTTGTCAACTAAGTCATGTTAGACTAAtttcacatgatttaattttaaaccatgGCTAGATAAAGAGTCGAGTCgataggttttttttgtcaatttcatcttttttatcttaatttcatccttagacTTTTTTTAGTAGTCAGAAATATTGCTTTTAGATCGACCAAGTCATCTAGGTTATGTTAAGGCAAATATtacataatttagttttaaagtCGGGTTAAGCAAGAAGTTTGATCAGGaggtttttttatcaatctcatcctcatattttttttactggtcGAGTAGGTTGTCTTTAGATTTGTCAAGTTAATTGGATCATGTCGAGACAACTCTCACTTGgcttaattttaaacttgggtTGGGAAAGGATTCGGGTCAGGAGGTGTTAAAGTTGACCTACTAAGTTATGTTTAATAACAATGCCAAATAATTTTCTATGACCtagatattttttgttgtttttttatctaacctgCATGGTAGTGCAGACAtgtaaactaatatttttttaactagataAATAGCCCACACAACACCACGAGTTGAcccaatttttttctatcataaaaaatgatgttaaagTGACTCCAGCATTtccaaagaagcaaaaaaactaaaaagcaaaaaaatcaagactcAGGTCATTAACTTGAATGGGTTTAATAAACTCgtataattttgataatatgaataaaaaaaacaataacaataaagaaaccgacaaaaaaaaattagggaagaaaaaaaggtgaaaaaaagtTACCTGAGCCTATTGGGGTCAGCATGTCTAATTTGTGAGTTGGTCGTGATACTGGGGTAACCCcatcaaaagcaaattgaataaactaatgaagttcaattatcaaacaatccaatgttgaaagaaaaaaatatataaaaaaacaatggcaAAACAGAGTTAAGTCAACCGGGGATAACCCGCTGACCCTACAACAATAGGCATAGGATTGAGATAATATCATAGAAAGGaaagtgaaaacaaaaaagagcgGAGAccaattcctaataaatcaaatgttgaagtatgatattaaaaaaattaaatttaataaagaacctaaaaaaatgaaatcaatttgtGTTAATATTTGAAACATATGACCTTGGTTATGAGACTAAGACTAATCCTGTAGAAGgaaaaacctaataaataatgaagtaaaattctcaatcataaaatattaaatgatgaaattggaaaaaaaatgcaagaaaaaacgatctaaaacaaaataaaaggtaaaaaaaaaagaaaagagactaaatctgacataaaaatgaatcaaaatcaaatattaagggatgaaattgaaaacaaaattcaattagaaaaagtattaaaaaaggaaataaataatagttaaaataatatggaccaaattttatataaaaattaaatgaattcaTATGATGAGGGagggaattgaagaaaaaagatctataaaaaataaaaaaataaaaataaaataaataacaataaaaaaataaaaaacaaatgaaagaaatatcTTGTATTTTACCgctgagaagagagagaaaagagaaaggagaaTAAGAAAGTCAATCAAAACCACACCGTCAATCTGCCTCCAACACGCGTCCCACCACCAATAAAATCTTGGTGTGCCACTCCTAACACCCCAATGAAAAGTGGTGTTTAACTGCCATATGAGCCAACATATGTTGCCTGAAAGACGCATACTCCTT from the Populus nigra chromosome 9, ddPopNigr1.1, whole genome shotgun sequence genome contains:
- the LOC133703733 gene encoding uncharacterized protein LOC133703733 isoform X3, translating into MDSSSEAGGGGGFALEEHMEAQKISVLDHINGFQCTKEKSDSFVIDMERFSHGINKDSNTNSRITLQRSHSRKGSPRGGGGGEKKINSNLSHLSVSDRDAIVASASPRGPSTPEKAAVVTVGTADHSSSPQLHHQITITTGNMNATPESRCIRRNSFKRSSPSWVLDPKRVLFFFATLSSMGTMLLIYLTLSIGKLNAIDNSLD
- the LOC133703733 gene encoding uncharacterized protein LOC133703733 isoform X2; its protein translation is MADNPKLDMDSSSEAGGGGGFALEEHMEAQKISVLDHINGFQCTKEKSDSFVIDMERFSHGINKDSNTNSRITRSHSRKGSPRGGGGGEKKINSNLSHLSVSDRDAIVASASPRGPSTPEKAAVVTVGTADHSSSPQLHHQITITTGNMNATPESRCIRRNSFKRSSPSWVLDPKRVLFFFATLSSMGTMLLIYLTLSIGKLNAIDNSLD
- the LOC133703733 gene encoding uncharacterized protein LOC133703733 isoform X1 gives rise to the protein MADNPKLDMDSSSEAGGGGGFALEEHMEAQKISVLDHINGFQCTKEKSDSFVIDMERFSHGINKDSNTNSRITLQRSHSRKGSPRGGGGGEKKINSNLSHLSVSDRDAIVASASPRGPSTPEKAAVVTVGTADHSSSPQLHHQITITTGNMNATPESRCIRRNSFKRSSPSWVLDPKRVLFFFATLSSMGTMLLIYLTLSIGKLNAIDNSLD